AAAGCCCCTAAATTCGTGGTGAGTTTGTGCAATTCTGGCATGCCATTAGACTTAGGCCCTTGGAAAGGCAAGACGGCCACAAAATCCCTTTCTAATTCTTTATTTTTAAAGCGTTCTAAAAATTCGCTTTGGGTTTTAAAAACAATCGCTTTGGCCTTGACTTTCCTATGCTCATCTTTAATGGCTGAAATTTTAATCACGGCCCGCCCCAAATTACCCTTTAAGATTTTAAGCCCCCCATTAGCGGCGAAAGGCTCACTCACAGGGCGTAAAATGTCCGCATTCAGGCTATGATTGATGGCGTCTTTATACACCAATTGGTCGTTTTCTAAAAAGGGGGTTTTGGTGTAATTTTGCATGCCTTTTTGCGTTTCTGTATCCATGATGGTATGAGTGTCTTCAAATAAAAGCCCCTCTTTTAACAATTCCTTGATCACAAACGCTAATCCCCCACACGCTTCAAAAGCGTTCACATCCGCTGATCCGTTAGGATAGACTTTAGCTAAAAGAGGTATGAGATTAGAAACGGCGTCAAAATCGTCCCAATTGAGAATGACCCCACAAGATCTAGCGATAGCGATCAAATGCAAAGTGTGGTTGGTAGAACCTCCGGTTGCCATTAAGCCTATAAGAGCGTTAAGAATGCTTTTTTCATCAATGAGTTTGGCTAAAGGCAGAACTTTCCCGCTCGCTAATCTTTTCGTGCTCTCTTCTACTAAAACCTTTCGTAAGGGGTTGTTAGGGTTGATAAAACTAGAATTAGCCACATGCAACCCCATAAATTCCATCATCATTTGATTGGAATTAGCCGTGCCATAAAAAGTGCAAGTGCCCACATCATGATAGCTTTGCATTTCCACTTTTAAAAGCTCTTCTCTGTTGATCTTTCCCATTGCAAAATCTTGGCGCGCTTTGGCTTTTTTATAATTTTCTATCCCGCTCACCATAGGCCCGCTTGGCACAAACACGCTCGCTAAATTCCCAAAGCTTAACGCTCCTATGAGCAAGCCTGGCACGATTTTATCGCACACGCCTAAAAAAAACGCCCCGTCAAAAACATTATGGCTTAACCCCACGGCGGTGCTTAGCGCGATCACATCTCTACTGAATAAGCTCAATTCCATGCCATC
This DNA window, taken from Helicobacter pylori, encodes the following:
- the edd gene encoding phosphogluconate dehydratase, which codes for MPKHSLEQIKEKITERSKKTRELYLENIFNPKNQPKIESLGCANIAHVTASMPEHLKMPLGSHKRKHFAIITAYNDMLSAHQPFKNYPDWIKKELQEHNAYASVASGVPAMCDGITQGYDGMELSLFSRDVIALSTAVGLSHNVFDGAFFLGVCDKIVPGLLIGALSFGNLASVFVPSGPMVSGIENYKKAKARQDFAMGKINREELLKVEMQSYHDVGTCTFYGTANSNQMMMEFMGLHVANSSFINPNNPLRKVLVEESTKRLASGKVLPLAKLIDEKSILNALIGLMATGGSTNHTLHLIAIARSCGVILNWDDFDAVSNLIPLLAKVYPNGSADVNAFEACGGLAFVIKELLKEGLLFEDTHTIMDTETQKGMQNYTKTPFLENDQLVYKDAINHSLNADILRPVSEPFAANGGLKILKGNLGRAVIKISAIKDEHRKVKAKAIVFKTQSEFLERFKNKELERDFVAVLPFQGPKSNGMPELHKLTTNLGALQDMGYKVALVTDGRMSGASGKVPSAIHLSPEGALNGAIIKIKDGDLIELDAPNNALNVLEKDFENRGINPLFLETLENLEKPTFGLGRELFTSLRLNANTAEEGGMSFGIKV